AGCCACTCCAATCACTCGGTCTATCATTGTTGGTCCCAGCCCTGTCCCAACACAAGCTCCGCCTGCGACTGGATTGGAGGAAGTGACATAAGGATAAGTTCCGTGATCCAAGTCAAGAAGTGTACCTTGTGCTCCTTCAAACAAAATATTGCGTCGCCGTTGAATTGCGTCGTATATTTTTAAGGAAGTATCAACAACGTGGGGACGCAAACGATCTGCATACCCCAGATACTCGTCAATGACTTGTTTGGGGTCTAAGGGCGGGAGGTTGTAAAGTTTTTCCAGAATGACGTTTTTGTAATTAATCGTCCATTCTATCTGCTCGCGCAACCCTAATGGGTCCATTAAATCTAGAACCCTAATTCCTGTCCGTTCGGATTTATCGGCATAAGTCGGACCGATCCCCCGACCAGTTGTGCCAATTTTGTGGCTTCCCCTCCGTTCTTCCGAAGCCTTATCAATCATACGATGGTAAGGCATTGTAACATGGGCTGTCTCAGAAATTAGCAGATTTTGTGTAGAAACACCTACTTCTGTAAGTTGGTCAAGTTCTGCTATCAAAACCTGTGGATCTATGACTGTTCCACAGCCGATCATGCACTCGGTATCTGGATACAAAATACCAGAGGGAATCAAGTGCAGTTTGAAGGTTTGATCCTTAACTACAATCGTGTGTCCAGCATTGACACCCCCTTGGTAACGTATAACAACATCTGCGGAGCGGCTGAGTAAGTCGGTTATTTTTCCTTTTCCTTCATCGCCCCACTGGGCACCTATAACAATGACGTTAGCCAAGTGATTATTTTAAAGAGCTAAAGTTTCCACAAATAACTATTATTACCAGATTTAGTTTATTATGTCAACTAAATTAACAGTGACCAGTGACCAGTGACCAGTGACCAGAAAGTAGGGCTGGCTACAAATAATTAGAAACCCGGTTTCTTTAAGAAACCGGGTTTCTAGTATTGCTAAATAACTATTAAGTATAATAAGTTACATTTTAACCTTGACATTTCATACTTCATCCTTGAGTTTATTTGTTACTGTTAATAATAATTAAAATTTTTAGGGAAAAGGCTACCATGGCTCTCTACGCTGAGTTACATAGACATTTGGGCGGTTCGGTTGTACCGCGTGTTTTGTGGCGCTACTTCGAGCGTCACTCATCAGAGTTAATTTCTCGCTTTTCTCATTACTCTGAGTTTGAAGAATTTTACACGCGCCCTCGCAATACTCTGGATGAATATCTGGAGTTGCACACTCTGGTGGAAAGCGTACAAACAGTAGAAACTTTACCTTACTTTATTTATCGTCTGCTTCGAGGCGCTTATATATTTGAAAATCTTGCTTATTTAGAACTGCGTTACACGCCTTATTTGAGAACGCCAGAGCATCTGAGTCAAGCTGAAAGAATTGACAAGATGGCAGAAATCGTTGATGTTGTGGGCAAAGCCAGCCAACTTTCAGAATATCCCATTGTCAACAGCCAAATTCTTTGTATGCACACTCGCTTGCCTTTTGAAGTTAACAAGGCAATTGTCGATCTAGCAGTACAAAATCAACAATACGTCTGTGGTATAGATGTCGCAGGGGGAGATAGTCATTATGCCGAGCGTTTGGACGAATGGATTAGGCTTTATGAGTATGCGCGATCG
This genomic interval from Scytonema hofmannii PCC 7110 contains the following:
- a CDS encoding adenosine deaminase, coding for MALYAELHRHLGGSVVPRVLWRYFERHSSELISRFSHYSEFEEFYTRPRNTLDEYLELHTLVESVQTVETLPYFIYRLLRGAYIFENLAYLELRYTPYLRTPEHLSQAERIDKMAEIVDVVGKASQLSEYPIVNSQILCMHTRLPFEVNKAIVDLAVQNQQYVCGIDVAGGDSHYAERLDEWIRLYEYARSLNLNTTGHLYETTVGCYPQLLPYLMRIGHGIQIPLLYPELLQDLARRGQCLEVCPTTYIKTGTLQDIRQLKLVFDRCFDAGVDIAICTDNAGLHNVRLPFEYENLLTYDIINFKQLQACQDAAFRHAFAWPYRQRPASLLNGLLNHEEELVVSC
- a CDS encoding adenylosuccinate synthase, which codes for MANVIVIGAQWGDEGKGKITDLLSRSADVVIRYQGGVNAGHTIVVKDQTFKLHLIPSGILYPDTECMIGCGTVIDPQVLIAELDQLTEVGVSTQNLLISETAHVTMPYHRMIDKASEERRGSHKIGTTGRGIGPTYADKSERTGIRVLDLMDPLGLREQIEWTINYKNVILEKLYNLPPLDPKQVIDEYLGYADRLRPHVVDTSLKIYDAIQRRRNILFEGAQGTLLDLDHGTYPYVTSSNPVAGGACVGTGLGPTMIDRVIGVAKAYTTRVGEGPFPTEIHGEMGEVLCDRGAEFGTTTGRKRRCGWFDAVIGRYAVRINGMDCLAITKLDVLDEIEEIKVCVAYEVDGERCEHFPTSSRKFARCCPIYKTMPGWRTPTTHCRSLEDLPREALNYLKFLAELMEVPIAIVSLGASRDQTIIVEDPIHGPKRALLQTVG